TTCATGGAAAGTCCGCCATTGTGATAACCAACTTTTGAAAAGAAGAAACCAAAATAATAAGGAATAGAACCGATTCCTATCATGGAAAATGAGCATTGCACACTtcttaaataaaaaaatcccTTCCCCCAAATACATTCTTCCACTAAGAGCAAACAACTTATGACAATGCAATTTCAAGGGCCGGATTACTTTCCTGGGGATGGAAGTTCTAGAAGAAAATAAGCCTCATACCACCATAGAGGATGTAAGATTGCATTTGTTTGTCACTGCATGATAGTGAAGCATCCCTTAGCCTTTCCTCTTGTTCTCTGCTTTTGGTGAAAGGGTTTGAATGACCATAGGTCATTGCTATTTGTGCCAGTCGTTGAGCTGCTTCTTGTGCTCCTTTTCTAGTTGAGCAAAAGACAAGTGCAGATTTCCCTCTAGAATATTGCATTAATATATCTGCAAAGCAATTCTGGTCAGGTCCAGATGTCAATGGAAGAATGAAAAATAAAGATCAAACAGGATACTCTGTTGAACACCATCAGCACCTTACCGAATATGTAGTTCTGAAGCCGCTGGATAACCAAAAAGTGGAGTAAATCAGCAAATCAGAATTTCAGATTATAATAATGAAAGGAGAAATCTTGTTTTGTTACTAAGTTTCTGACAGTTATTAGCGCAATGGAGTAAACAGACCATAAAATGTACATACCTTCTCAAACAAGAAGTCGTTTTTTGCTGGGGTGTATCCTGAGAGCAACAATTTGCATTGTTAAAATTATACAAGGTAAAAGGAACAAGGTATGACAACACATATGCAGTATCATTCTTTCTGTAATTATTCAATTTCAGATGCACGAAGTGATGCGTAGTGTACATCATCTGTTTATGTTATCCATCTGCTAATTAAATGAAACATAAAGTCATTCATATGATAATAGTGCAAGACAACAGTTTGCACCGTTAAACTCATGTGAGGAAAAAGGAACAGTCTACCCCAAATGCAATATGATTCCACACAATCTCTGATTGTTCAATCTCAAATGCACAAAATGACATGTGATGTCCTTCATAAGTTAATATAAGTGCATGCATGCTTTAGACGGTGATTAGCTGCACACCCAAGACTTTGGTAGTCAACTTTACAGGCCTCATTTCTTCCCCAAACCTGTAGCAAAATGGGCAGCCACATAAGTCACCCAATGGGTGCTGCCAAAGACGAGAAACAACAGATTCATCATGCACCAAAGTGGTAGAGGTACCTTTTAATTCCTTGATTGGGAACCATTAACCATTCAGCTGGATGAACAAATTACCGATCAGTCACTCCGATAACTAGAGTTCATTGGGAATATTTATCATGCACAATCTTttgagaacccaaaaaaaaaaaaatagaatgagGAATTTACCAAGATCATCAATATTTGGAATGGTAGCAGATATAGCAAGAAAGCGGACATGGGCTAGAGGACTTGATTTCATTTCAGTTTTGCGAGCAAGCATTTTGATCCGACTAACTATTGCTTCCAAAGCTGCTCCACGAGGATCGTTCAACAGATGAACTTCGTCTATAAGCACAAGGGCTATATCACCAAAAAAGCCCAAGCCCCCATCTTTTATGCGATAACGAGTTACAGCATCAAACTTCTACAGAAACGATAGATCATTCTAAGCCATAAGCATGGTATAGTtcaaatcatcaaaataaaagaattaattGACTTTGTTTGGTCTTGACCTCAGGGGTGGTAAGAATAATGTCTGCATCCTGTATGTTCCTCATGTTGTAATGTTCATTGTCACCAGTCAGTTCCAGGCAATTAATACCCCATGACCCAAACTTTTGGTTCCACTCATGAAGTTTCTCTTGTACTAAAGCCTTTGATGGAGCTACATAGACCTGTCACAAGGAAAAGAATTTCCAAGTATTGGGCCATAATATCACAGAATCCTCAACTTTGAAGAAGTCCGCTTATCAAAGAGGTAGCTACAAGCAGAAGTCTTAAATTCATGCAATTAAGGAAGACATGGCTCCTCATCCACCCCATCATCCCACCCCCCAGGCTCAATGCAGAGTCTGGACAAGACTGAAAATAGGTATTATTAATTACTGGCAACACATTGTTTGAGTTACTTAAGTAATGAAGAGAGACGTAGCTTTTGACGCACCAAAGACACCCTTTCACCAAGGATACATAAAGTCAGTAATtcccaaagaaaaaagaagagcaGATCGTTAAATAACTGAATTTCAAGCTGGAAGACATGAAACAAGCAGAGCTACAGACCAGAAGAAATCATGAAACTCATATGAGCATGGACCTACTATTGACTTGAAAATTTTATGACAGAAGAATAAAAATTGAATTAGGTACAAAATAATGTCAAGCTAGTTTCTAAATACTATGCATCAGAACACAAGTGCAACACTCCAAATTAGCCAAATTTTAGAGTAAACATACGGTTTTCATTGTCCCCTTTAAATGAATCAGTTTTTCCTCCGCAGAGATGAACCTCGAAAAAACCCTCAGGATGCACAACTCAAAGAGCACCGTTTTTCCACTTCCAGTAGGAGCTGAAATAACCATGTTTATGTCCGAAAGGTAACAAGCGGAGAAGCATTCACTCTGCAATGAGTTAAAGTATCTGCAGATCCCATAAAAGTACAGTCATCTTGCACAAATAGTAATTGATTTTCAGAATCACCTCCAAACAACCAATGTTTAACGTTGTGCATGAGAACCAACCGTTCTTTTGGACAATCTACCTTTTGCAAATTTCCTATTACCATAATTGCTGTCAATATCATCTTGTTATTTTGCAATTGTATGTCTGtcatccttttcttttcctcgttAATATAGAAATTCATATGTATTTCAATCATACCAAAAGAGGATTGAAATCTGCACAGAGCTAATCTAAAACTAAGATAAATTTTCCAGTTCTAGCAGTTTTAGGAAATGCTCAGTCAAATGGGGAATAAAATGAAACTTCTTCGCTCCCCCAAGCACTCAAGGACCCATAGCCTCTTTTTAGGTATGATGATCAGCAATATTGAGTACTAACTGACGCCTAAATTAAATACGGTACAGCTTAAGAACAAAAATCCACGTATCAAAGCACTGACTCTCAAACCGCAGCAGCATTCCTGGGATAATCAAATTCACATACAATAAAAGCAAAACAACAAAATAGTACCTGAAACCATAGATTGAATGAAAAGGAGCAGGTAAATCCAACACTGATTTCAGCGTGTAGTTATCCATAATGAGTTCGTCTCCTGTAGTTCCAATTTTAGGAAGACTGTATTTCCTAAATCAGCCAAACAACCGCaggcgacaaaaaaaaaaaaaaaatatatatatatatatatatatatatatattgagttTAACAAAAAATTAACAAAGATAATTTTTCACTGTAAACCCAAGTATGACATGTAATCActtcaaaaaaagaagaatatcgTTATACCACTGTGTTTTAGATTGCCTCAAATAGTTTAACTGGTTGCTTTTAAGACACAccagccccccccccccccccccgcccccaaaaaacccccccccccccctcccccccccccccgccccccccccccccccccccccccccccccgccccccctcccaaaaaaaaatcaatacaCTATTTCCACTGAAATACCAAAAAGATATACTTCTAATAGCAAAACCGCAGATGATCGCGTAACTTCATCCACAATATCTCAACATAACATAAGACTCTCTACTGAATTACGCAAATTGATTCACGAAATGAGACTTTATCTGGAAAACATGCGCACTTTTTGCATtcggaaagaaaaagaatagtaGTTATATTAAACGAAAATTTTCCGTTGAAGCTTCGACGATTTCTAAATTGGAGACATAAATCAACAaaacgtaaaaaaaaaaaaaaaaggacggTAATCATCTAAATTGCAGCTTTTGATGACGTAATGATCCGATACCTACTTTGTCACCGTCGACGGCGGCAGAAGCTGGGAAGTTTCAGAACGAGGTCCGACGGAGGACGAAGGACACTGCAGTTCTGATAGCTACTGAACACTACTATACTGTTCCCGGTTCACGCCTTTTCTGTGTCTTAAAGTTTCAGTTTGAAATGTTCTAAATTCTACGGAAATACCCTTCATCTCTATGACAATTCATACTTACCGCCACCCTGAAGTGTTTTTAAAGTATTCATTTATTAAGCCTGCTATCCATTGTTTctgatttttataaaaattaattttttttgaaaattcaagattaaaatataaaaaaggaattctctagcttttgatttttacctttttcttaatttttttttaaaaagtcgaaagttaaaagaaaaaaagcaatTAAAAACATCACATAATTGATTTtctaaaattaaaaacaaaaaacagtTCCAAAAACCCAATTAAATACGTTTTTAACTAGTAGAAGACCAACCTTAGATGAGtaataaaacaataatatgCCTTGTACGGTTTAAATCCTTCAAGtatttaaaaaacaaaagacaaaagaGGGTGATGCCATTATTATTAGAAAGTCTGGTCTtctttaacttttttttaaaaaaaattagcatGTCATAAAATGTGCAaatgagcaaaaaaaaaaaaattatgtctTGTCGTGCATAAAATATGCTTTTTAGACATCAGTAAAATCTAATACTCACCCAAAATACCAAAAGCATGACCAGGTACGTCAATAGTACAACTTCGAATTGTTTATAAACTCTATATTACTTTTAAATGTAGGATGCTTATACAATTTTTATCTACAATTCTTTTTGACAGAAAGACAATAAAATATCCCAACTAACCACTCATAGTCATTCGATAGTCAAGATTCAAGAGCAGCAAAATATTAATTATGATTACATAAACAACTCAATATGCTATCAAGTGCCAACTTTGATAACAAATGAAAGGTCCAATGACGGACATGAGACATCATCGTAAATCTTCACAGGACTGGGAGACGGGGTCACTTGTACACGTACTTGGAAATTAATTCATAACAGCAAAAGTAATTATTAGGCTAAGCCAAAAAATCTTAATGAGCCCAAAAATCTTTAGCCCGTTTGCTGATTAGAATTACTTTCGGTCCAATTTAATTAGGCTAAGCCAGTCCAGGTTTTGTAGAGGCTCGTTAAGGAgcacttttttgtttttgttttttttaatctcCCCCCTCCCTCCCCTCCCCTGGGGGTTAATACGCACCTTCAATAATTGTAAAAGCTGAAATTCGttctcatttttttcattaaGTCATTTATTATCAAGATTATTgttctcacaaaaatttaataaattcccTTTTCCATCTACATTGACCCCTAAACAATTTAAATGTTTTAATCCTTACAATTCAAGTTTCAAGAGTTCTCTCTTATTCTTTGCCAGTGGATTCAGATCACAAGGCAACAGAATTTCGACTATATTTTCAATCTCTTTCTCCCCACATGCGAGCCTTCCACCTGGCATGGCTCTCCCTCTTCAGCTGCTTCTTCTCTACTTTCTCCATTCCTCCACTCATTCCTATCATCGGAAAAGACCTCAACCTCACCGCTTCTGACGTGGGCAAGGCTGGGATAGCATCCTTTGTCGGTTCCATCTTCTCCCGCCTCGCAACGGGCCCTGCATGCGACCTCTTCGGGCCGCGTCTGGTATCCGCCGCAGTCTCCCTCCTCACAGCACCCGTAGCCTTATCCATGTCTCTAGTCTCATCCCCCCATGGCCTTCGTCGCCGTTCGTCTTCTCATTGGATTTTCTCTGGCCAATTTCGTGGCCAACCAATTCTGGATGAGTTCCATGTTCTCCGGCTGCGTTGTTGGACTAGCCATTAATGGCGTTGCCCCCGGCTGGGCTAACGTCGGCTCTGGCGTCACTCAGCTAGTCATGCCGCTTATATACAATCTCTTCACTACTACCTTGAACATACCCTCTTCTATTGCTTGGCGCATAGCATTTGTCGTCCCAGCAATTTTCCAGGTAGCAACGGCGCTTATGGTATTCATCTTTGGCCAGGACTTGCCTGATGGAAACTACAGCGGTAGTATAATACATATAAGAGCTCCGAGTAAACCACAACAAAAGGAAAACTCTTGCTGGAGTGTGCTGTACAACGGCCTGAAGAATTATGGAGGATGGATACTGGGGCTGACATATGGGTTTTGCTTCGGAGTCGAATTAACAACTGATAATATCATAGCGCAGTATTTATATGACAGATTTAACGTGAATGTTCAGACAGCGGTTGCCATTGCTGCGAGCTTTGGTGTCAAGGCCAGCGGGAGGGGTGGTTTCAGATGAGATGGGAAGGAGGTTTGGAATGAGAGGGAGGCTGTGGGGCTTGTGGGTGGTGCAAAACGGTGGTTTCAGATTTAACGTGTTGCTCGGGAGAGTTAGAACACTTTGGGCCTCCATTTTAGTGATGTGCGGCTTCTCTTTGTTCGTTCAGGCAGCTTCGGGCCTCACATTTGGCGTTGTTCCTTTCGTTTCCAAGAGGTGGTAGATTTTGGGCCACTGGCCAAGTTTAAAAGCTTGTGTCAGGAAACATCCAATAATTGATACACTAGTACTATAAGAATTCAGATTCTCATCATCAACATAAGTAGAATAAGAGCCAAAGAACTCTTCTGACGTGGATGGTTTTCGTCGTCCTCTCACGTGCCGCACATGTGAGTTACCAGCCATTTTTTTCCCGCGCTATGCGCCAGAAGTCCTGCATATACTTCTCTCTAGGGTTTTCTTAAATTCCTCCGCCGCCGCCGCTTTGCCTCACCTTATTCTCAGAAGCTCCGTCTCCTcgactttgttttctcttctccTTTCTCCTGCATttgtcttttcttcttttctatctcgtcttcctctcttctttcttttctcctatTGTAGATGGATTGAAGCTGTTTTCTCCTCCCTTCTCCTCTTCTTCTCACCGCCGCTCCTTGGTCAGATCTTTCCCTCTGCTTGTTGCTCTCAAAATCTTTATTATCTCTCCTCCTTCTTTCCTTCTCATTCTTTGATTTCATTCTTAAATATTACTTtcacctttttattgtttttcttttttctttaattttttttgcccGATTGATCGGCTGATACCATGAGAGCtgcatatttcttttcaaaaattatttgtaGCTTCAAACCTGGTAAACGAAATCGCGGCTACCATAGTCGGCCATACACAAAATATGTAACTCCACGGTGGTCTTTTCCACTAATCTTTTTTTTCCCGTTTCTTGGCTCCTTGGTTGGGAGACTGCTGTTTTTTGTCTTGCTTTTGTCTTGCTTTTGATTTCTTGACTTATTTTTCAGTCTCAGATAGAACTAGAAGTGAAGCGTCAACTGCTGCTTCCTCTCTATTGTTTCAGGTACTACCTTGGTTTTTCCGCTACTTTCCCTTCATTGCTGATTTTTTTTCGCTTTCTTTTCTATTAAAACTTTGGTTACATTGATGTTTTGTCTTGTTTTATCTAGAATGCAACTAGAGTGTAGATCTGTGGAGCTTTCAATTTATGCACTCTTATTTTTCGTCTGAGAAAGAGCTACAAGCACTGAAGCATCTTCTATCCATTAAGGTACTACCttcattattttgttattttctctctatttttgtttattttcctTCCAtgtttgagcaattgtggtgtTGCTGTTTTTTACACTTCTCAGCTGTTCTTTGTGCTTGTTTCATGGCTGTTTGTATTGATTTTTACCccttggaatttttttttttgaaatttttaccCGGTAAAATCGCTTTCTGGCTATGGCATTTTTTTCGCCtcctagattttttttttttggtttttcctttcttttaagCTTTTTTGTGCTTGTTTCATGTGCTATTTGGGTTATTTTTTAGTTCTAGGATTCCACCctaaaaaggcaaaaaaaaataaagaaatccCCGGGACTTGGATTTCCGGCTAGAATACATATTTTGTCTTCCTACCTTACATTTGCTCTGCATTCCTGTTTTTCTCCTCCTCTGTAAAAACTTGTTTGATACTAATGGTTGTCGTATTTTGTTGTGCAAGCATTTTTTTCATTGCTTTTAGGAAACTGGTTTGTGATTTCTTTGGTGGTTGTTTTCCATTAAAAGTTTTTTGTTTGTGTTGCAGCTATTGCACCTTTTTCTTGTGTCGTGTTTGCTCATTTTTTTTGAGTTGTTATCAGGCTTGTGATACTTTTTCGTCGGTGCTGTTGGAAATTTTTTCCCCTTCTGTAATGCCTTTTACTAATCAGTTTGTGATTGTATTACTAATGCCGTTGTACTGTACAATTTGTAAGTTTTGCATTCAGATCATATTTAGAGTAATAAGTTTTACATTCAGAAGTCAATTTTGGAAAGAATAAGTTTTGCATCAGATCATATGTGAGGCTACAATTTGTAAAGATTAGAATAACAATTTTTCATACCAAGTGCAAATGATGCTTGAAGTTTCATTCCTTGGAGCAAACATCTTTTATGTTctgttttttgtattttttgggttttgcttttctttattttacttTGAAGCTTTTCGTTCTGTAAGTATCTTTGTGATTTAgttacaagaagaaagaagttttGTCCTCCTACAATATTCTTTAAAAATTGGAAACTTATGTAGTCCATTAATCTTATTTATCTAATTTTGCTTCTATCTTTCTGTCAACATAGAGAACATCAGGTCTTATGAGACAAATTATGACtttttattttcattcacttggtggtggtggattttttttttgggttagatcTGTTTTTTCCCTCTTGATCTGTAAAGAAGTTTTTTTTTCGGTCTGTGTCTTGCAATTCCTGTAtgcttttgattttttgatttgcAAAGTTGTTGAATGCTCATGCTTGTGGTCACTGgtttatttttctgcttttgctttttgTGTGCATTTCTTTCTGCCattgtttttctggtttggttATTTTTCTTTGTTAGCCATGTTGATAGCATTGTactttttttggttatttttggtGTGTTTCTTTTTTGTTAGCCATGTATCTACCTGCATTTGTAAAGCAGACCCTCCAAAATTTTTCGGTGATTATAGGATGCAATAAGGGTATCTCTACATCAGTGATTAATATGCTTCTTCATTATGTAATTGGCAACTTGGTATTATTGCTTGTTCTTTTTTAATTAACCAGATACTCATGAAACTCTCGCTTGCACTGCCTTGAGTTCATACAATTGTATTCCTcatgaatttatttttattctcaGGTATGAAGGTGCACAATCTGTAGAAGCCTTGCTAAGTTTGTGAACACTGAAGAAGGTAATGTTATTGGTTAGCCGGCTTGTATTTTTTGGTCCATAAGTGTAATCCATGTTAACAAGTTTGATAGATTTAcgttaaactatattttggtaAAAGTGTTGAATAATCCATGAGGTTGTTAAAATCCAATCCATATTACTTATGAAGATTAGAAATTTACTTCACCTTAAGATATCCCGACGAAGAATTGTGCTGTGATATCTTAAGGGGCAaaagatcaatttttttttaaaatttttctataTTGGTTAAAATCTACAATGGATTATTTCAAGTTGTGATAGCACTGAAGGCTACAATTAAGAAACAGGTTAGTTATTAATTTGCTTCTtatgtggttttttttttcctcagtAGTCTATAACTAACCCTCActatttctttaattctttcttctATTTCGATttttcccttaccgaaaggtCTATCTACAATGGATTATTTCAGGTTATGATAGCACTGAAGGCTACGATTAAGAGACAGGTTAGTTTTTAATTTGCTTCTCATGtggttttaattctttttttgggCTCTGTGGTCTATTACTAACCCAGAATTGCTACCAGTGATGACAAAGAAACTATTCAGCATAATTTTAAGGATGGCCAAAGTAGCCAGCTTAaaaagttgtatgaatttggcCTTATTCTTGTAACTGCGATTAAATATTAGCACCTTGGCCATGtggttttcttgttttattctttattgTTTGTTTCACGTGACAGGTACACCTTGATTACCATGAAGTTGGTTCTAATATCATAATATCTGCATCATATCAGGTTATATGGCTggcttttttaatttttccaatCCTTCCTAAGGATCTCGTTTAATTATTATTAAAAGAATTTATCATGAAGTTGAGGACTCTTGATTTTTCTTGTTTGGAAAACAGGCCACTCTTCAAGGATTTGTAGCTAAAAGGACATCAAGAGAAGAAGGTGTAGCTTTACTCAGGAAAATTGTTGAAATAGCATGCGAGGTACGGGATATATATTATGATAAAGCCAGCAAAGGTTCTTGGGATGTTATTGGAGATCCAAAAGCTTTAAACGTCCACTCCTTGTTGCTGCTTCTGTTGGAAGCTATGGAGCTTATGTTGCTGATGGCTCTGAATATAGGTGaatcttttaattattttcttacatTGGAAGCAGAGTAGTATTTCAGTGCCCAAATACTGACttgaaatatttgaacttgTGCTAGAAACTTTTCCTCTCGAGCACTTGTGATCTTCTCATGCATTGCAGTGGCATATATGGGGACGCAGTGACTCTGGAGACTTTGAAAGATTTCCATAGAAGAAGAGTTCAAGTTCTTGCCGACTCTGGTGCTGACCTGATTGCATTTGAGACAATTCCAAACAAATTGGATGCTATGGTATTGTTTTTGAGTTGTGACTATCTCAGTGTACCTCAAACATTTCTTTTGCTAGAGCAATTTAGATGTTTTACTGTCTATTTTGCCTGATTGCTTCTTGATATAGGAATATACTAAGATTCTTGAGGAAGAAAACATAAAAGTTCCGACCTGGTTTTCTTTCAATTCTAAGGATGGGATCAATGTAGTTAGTGGGGATCCTATATCAAATTGTACTGCAATTGCTGATTTATGTGATCGAGTTGTTGCTGTTGGAATCAACTGTACTGCTCCTAGATATATTGATGGACTTGTCCAATCAATCAAGATGGTATAACCAATTCTaggatgcatttgaaatgaatgaaattgaaaatgataATCAAATTTAATTAGGAACATTGGTTTTAATTCTCTCGAGAAATCTAGGTAGGTTATTGTCATGTCTTAGTTCTAATTGCAGTCTTTTAATCACaagatcctttttttttgtttctaagAATTCTCATTAGAGAAACCAATTCTGGGTCATGATTATTAGATGTATCTCCATTGCATCAATAAATTAGAAATCAAAAAATCTTGGATGTCCATTTATGTACATGGAACTTATTGCTTTACTTGCTAATATTTCTGTAAGTCACTACTAAACCGATCCTGATATATCagcattttcctttttctctttccaCAGTCTTCCCAAGTTAGGAGCtcaattgaaaaaaagaaaagaaaaaaccagAAACCatccatgtatatatatatatatatatataaattctaAGTATAAAACTATGAAGTTAAGTACATCTTTAAACAGATGTACCAACATTTCAGCTGTGTGTGAAGTGAAGATCATCCTAACAACGTTAGTTATTCTAAGCATAAATAAAACTATGAGAATGTTTGTTGATACTTTTTGTTGGCTGATTTCAACCACCGAAGAAATGAAAATGCTGTCTTATTAGGATTTTATGGTCCTTAAGGTATTAACACTTGCTAAATTGCTACTGGGCAGTTTCCTTGGATTTCTTGTTGGATTGTGGATCTATTTGCATGAATGTTTTCAAGTCACTTATCCTTAGGGTGAGGATTACTgatcaaacttttgtttgcttgtaCTTGTCAAATGAGATAATGGGGAAAGGGAATAAAGAGAGGCTGGGAGAATTCCTTGGGGAGTTGCAGAGGAAAGAGGATACAAACGACAGGTATGTTGCTGCTCTGAGAGGGGAAACGTTGATTAGAAACCGATTTGTGAGAATGCAACCTTTCCCAAAGCAAAGCACAGCTAAAGTTAGCAAGGCATAGGAGTAGATAATGAGACTGCTGTTGGCAGACTTTTGTACCCGgaaattttttctatttttttctcccttttcacTACCATTGTAGAGCACACTATTGTGTATGTCTAACAGTAACTTCTGATTTACTGGTTCTTTATCATAATGGGATCACCAAGACTGAAGCGTAGCTTGTATATATTTGTATTTTATAAAAAGGACAAATATTAGATGGTATAAGGACAGATATTATAAAAAGGACAAATATTAGCTTGCATACATTTGCACTATTATGAAAAGGACGGGCTCGTC
The nucleotide sequence above comes from Coffea eugenioides isolate CCC68of unplaced genomic scaffold, Ceug_1.0 ScVebR1_2344;HRSCAF=3357, whole genome shotgun sequence. Encoded proteins:
- the LOC113756448 gene encoding LOW QUALITY PROTEIN: high affinity nitrate transporter 2.7-like (The sequence of the model RefSeq protein was modified relative to this genomic sequence to represent the inferred CDS: inserted 2 bases in 1 codon; deleted 1 base in 1 codon), with translation LTPRASVFVVQRICRSPFKKRPSISLKLDSDHKATEFRLYFQSLSPHMRAFHLAWLSLFSCFFSTFSIPPLIPIIGKDLNLTASDVGKAGIASFVGSIFSRLATGPACDLFGPRLVSAAVSLLTAPVALSMSLVSSPMAFVAVRLLIGFSLANFVANQFWMSSMFSGCVVGLAINGVAPGWANVGSGVTQLVMPLIYNLFTTTLNIPSSIAWRIAFVVPAIFQVATALMVFIFGQDLPDGNYSGSIIHIRAPSKPQQKENSCWSVLYNGLKNYGGWILGLTYGFCFGVELTTDNIIAQYLYDRFNVNVQTAVAIAASFGXSRPAGGVVSDEMGRRFGMRGRLWGLWVVQNGGFRFNVLLGRVRTLWASILVMCGFSLFVQAASGLTFGVVPFVSKRW